The segment GGGGATTAATTTGGATATGTTGTGCAAAGCCCCAGAAAGCATTTGTGTAGATCTCTGTATTGTCACACAGAGGAACAGCTTGCCCCTGGCTGAGGAACACTGAAGAAAGTTTGTAGTTAGTTGGAAGGGCACTAGTAGAGCTTTTAGAAAAAGACAACTATTTGCATTGtgcttgctgctttctgtttcttatttttgatGGATTAAATGTGTGCTTTATGAATTTAGTGTGTGATTATCCAGTGTATGGCAAGTATTTTGTCTTGACAGTGTTTTGGCCAAGTACtagagcaaaaaatattttgtgcaaaGACCTTTTTAAAGATACTCCAGTGGGCTTCATTGAAGCTGTTTGATTTCATTCACATGAAAATGATGGGATGTTGGTTGGTGGAcctatttgttttctgtttgcatttggaATAGTGTATCGTAACTTTTCTAAGTAAAGTGGATAATGTTGTTCTGGAGGGTTTTTTGCAAGTGAAACTGCTGCCTGTTTTTCACTTATGAATGAGTActacttgatattttttttgttttctagtgaCTGGTACTATGCAAGAAGTCCATTTCTGAATTCCAAAATGAGTTCTGACATAGTGGGTCAACTCTATGAGCTCACTGACGTTCAGTTTGACTTGGCGTCAAGAGGCTACGATTTAGATGCTGCTTGGCCAGCATTTGCCAGGTAAGATAGAAACACTTTGTCATTTTATATTACCAGGGCCGTAAATCCCTGCCTGCTATAGAATCATTAAACTCTTCTGCTTTTGGAGGTAGGAATTGTGCTAGAGCAGGCATACACTTTCTCCATGTAATTAGTCCATGACCAAattggctttattttctttagtatACTGTGTACCAGAGATCAGAGTGGATGGTCACAGAAGTCTGTTACAGAGTACTTTCAGTAATTGCAGTTTAGGCCCAAATCCCAAGCTATTCTCATCTTCATAGACACAAGGAGAAATGTTCTGAGCTCCTTCTGTTTTAAGAGCTGAGATGTGTAGTGACTGAACAACCAAGAATTCTGCTTCATGTGCAGCAATGGTAGAGGTGATGATATGCATTCGCTACAGCCTGATCCCACCTCAAATCAGGGGGATGACAAAAACTACTAGGTCTGATTTCAGATTGATTTCAATCACTAGGGGTTTCCGAGAGCTGCATGCTGCCACCATCTGGTCGATTCACCACCACACAGCAGTACAATTTCTTGAGCAAAGCTGCACTGGTTCTTGTGGGTGCAAGAAGTGACAGCTACCAAGCGCATAATCTTTTATAGGTGCAACTTTTAtatctctcttttgttttccatcaaCTTAAGTGGCTATTGGCGCAGACACCAGGGATAGTTATGTCTTTTTATATGTGGTAGTTATAACTAGATAAGTCTTACACATTACTTCTTTTATGTATTGCTTCTCCATGTGATCAACAGGAGGACACTATCCTCACTTGGATCTTCAGCGTATTTATGGAAGCCCCCAAGTCGCAGTTCCAGCATGAGCAGTTTAGTGAGCAGTTATTTGCAGGTGAGCAAATTCCAAATAAAAGTTTGTGTAGTGTAGTAATTAATGGCGTATTTCAAGAGAGCTTGGTGGTTTTATGGTGATAATGTTTCTTATAATGAGAAACTATAGACAGAGTTCTTTGCTAGAAGTAAAAGGGGAATTGTCCCATAGCTAATTCAATCAAACATGCAAAtcttgtagaagaaaaaaaaaatatttggaaggcTGCCCACAGATagggatttttcatttctcttttgtgaAAACAAGCCTCTTTTCCTGTAAGTTGATACCTCATACTGCTATGAACACAACATACGAGGTCACTGTGCCATAAAAACTTGAATTTGCACAGCATTTAAGTATGTGTTTAACTCCTCTGaagctttctggttttctccttctgttcatTTAGGCCCAAGAGTTTCCCTCCAGCCCTGATGCAAATAACTCCCTAAATGCTGAACACCTTGAGGGCTTTGAAGAGATGCGTGTAGAACTTGACCAGGCTGAGCTGAGGCAGAGGGAACTTCAAGATCGTATTCATCAGCTAGAAATGGAAAACCAGGAGCTCCAGGCAACTGTCAGCCATCAGAAAGAACAAGTACAGGtagaaaaggagaagagcagTAACTACAGTGAGGAGAACTCCCGGCTGACAAAGATGATCACAGAGTTGCAGAAGCAGTGTGAGGTCTCACATGCCACTCAGAGCACTGTTCATGACCTGCATAAGTGCCTGCAGACACTGGAACTGAATGCAGTGGAGCAACAGAAGGAATATTCAACAAAGCTGGATGAACTGGTCATCAGCAAGGAAGACTGTGCCTCAAAAATGCAGGTGTTGAATCAGGAGCTGGAAGCCTCTAGGGCTTTGATTGCTATGAAGGATCTTTGCATCAATGAGCTCAAAGCCAAGCTGAGTTCCACTCAGCAGGAGAACCTCAACCTCTTTGCAAAAGTTGATGCTGCCTTGGAGGAAAAGGGACAGCAAGCCACAGCCCACTGTGACTCTGCCCTGCGGATACAGACACTGTTAGAGAAGCTtcaggagacagaaaaggaaaaggcaagtaTGCAAAGGCTCAGTGATGAACATGCATCTCAGCTGAAAGTAGCAAGGGAGGAGCTACAGTTGAAAGAAGAGGCACAGAAGGAACTGGAATCCAGATACGATCGCCTTGCTGCTGACTCCAAAGAAGAGAGTGAAAAGCTGCTTGGGAGCCTGGAAACCATGGCAAAGGAAATGGATGCACTTCAGAAGGCCCTGAccctgaaagaaaaggagatagCTGAGCTCCAGACCCAGGTAATGGGGTCGCTGGCTCAGGTGGGGTCACTGGAAAAAAGTCTTGaggaagcaaggaaagaaaaagagaaacttgaGGAGGAGTATGGTAGGAGGGaaggagcactgaaacaggaaGCCCAGTCACAAGCAGAGCAACTTGAACTGCAGGAGGGTCGATTAACAAAGGTGAGTCAGACTGTGTATAGCCTTGAGGAGCAAAATCAGAAACTCTTGTCTGAGAAGGAGCATTTCAACCAGAAAGtcaaggagctggaggagcagatGGAGCAGCAAAACTCTTCAGTGAgtgaaatggaagaggaaagcaggaagCTGAAAGTGGAAAATTCAAATTTGCGGCAGTCCATGAAGAAGgtggaagagaagctgaaaaatgtgGAAGCTTCTAAAGCTTCCCTGGAAGCCGAGGTGGTCAGGTTGAGAGCCTCTGAGAAGCAGCTTCAGAGTGAGATAGATGATGCCCTGGTGTCAGTtgatgaaaaagagaagaagctCCGGAATGAGAACAAACAGCTGGATGAAGATTTGCAGAATGCCAGGAGGCAAACCCAGTTGCTGGAGGAGAGATTAGAGGCTCTGCACTCAGACTATGAGGAActaaagcaaagagaagagacCACCAACACGTCTTATGCCTCACTGGAAGGACAGCTGAAGAGTGCCAAACAGCATAgtttacaaatggaaaaaagtttAGGCACtttgaaggaaagcaaagagtgTCTCCAGTCACAGCTCACGGAGAAAGAAGTGGAACTGCAAGGCATGGTGAACCAGTGTGAGCAGCTAAGAGCTGAAGCGGAAAGACataggaagaaagcagagactCTTGAGATGGAAAAGCTGAGTGTTGAACAGACATGCATTCATCAGACAAAGCTTATTGAATCCcttaaatcagaaaaagattCAGTGGAAAAACACCAGTTACAGCAGGAAGCTTCTCTGGAGAAGGAGGCAAAAGAGCTGGCCTCCAGACTGACCATGAGTGAAGAGCAGTTGGAGGTCAACCGAGGTGAAGTGTCTAGGTTGCAAGCAGAAGTCTTTGACTTGAGAGTCAAGCTTCAGCAGACCACTGATGAGAGAGAACAGATAAGAGGTGAGCTGGGAATGACAGAGACTGTCCTGGGAGAGCAGAAGGCACTCGTCCAGCAGCTGAAAGAGCAAAACGAGTCACTCAACAGAAACCATGTGCAGGAACTGGTACaatgtaaagaaagagaagaagtgctgaaaaaaaagcaggagacGGCAGCTCGTGAAAAAGCTgagctggaaaataatttactgaaCCTGAAGGAAGAGCTATCCAAGGCTAAGCAGTTGCTAGAAGTTGCTGGAATGGAAAACGAAGAAAACAAAGATCTCCTCCACAGGACCAATACGGATATGGCTGAACTTGGTATTCAGATTTGTGCTTTGACCTCTGAAAAGGTGGATGCAGAAGAGCAGTTAGCCCAGGCCACAGAAAGGCTCAAAGAACTGGAAGGACAGGCAGCAAAGCAACAGGAGAAGCTGAACCTTGATATCACTAATCTCAGACAGGAGAACAAGAGCCTGCAAGAGAAATTAGAGGAGGCTCAAATATGTGCCGCAGCTGTCCCAAGTCTGCAATTGCAGCTGGAGACAGTAAAGAAACAGGCACAGAGTTTCCAAGACACCAGCCAAGAAGAGCTCTCTgcaataaaatttcaaatgagCACAGAAATTCTAAATTATCAGACAAAATTCAAGGTAAATTAATGTGGTTATTATAGCTGAGGGAGCTGTGCAGAATTTCCCCTGCTTTCCCACCTGCCGCAGCAATTACTGGGTGAAATCCTAAGGTTTGTGTTGGTCAAGCTCTGAGACTAGCACACTGCTATCTTTACACTGGGAATCTGAAAATGTGTCTGCATTGATGACCTAAGCCTATTTGAGGTAAAATATCTCTTCAAAGGTTTTTTTGAGATCTATAGTGTGGCCCTCTGAGCACAGTGGAAAGGTCACAGGGTATGGAAAAGTAATGAAGTAATGAAGAGGGTTGTGAAGTTGTGAAGGAACATTACAAGACCTGTTCCCCACACCTGTAACACTACTTGTccttaaaactgatttttatgaAAGCAATCTTAGACTGAGACCAgatatttttgcaaataaatccCTTATGTATTTGTGTATTTGCTTTCAGCTGCTCAAGGTAGCAGCCAAGATGAAAGTTTTGCTTCCAGGAAAACATGAGTCAGCTGTGTACGGGTGAAACAGCACACCTAAAGGCTAAAGATTTTATTGTGTTTGTTCTGCCATTCTGAGATAATGTCTACTGGCAGTTGATCAGAGGCTTATGCTACTGATAATATCCAGAAATCCCCCGAGTTTGAGAAAATAGCATATGTTCagttatattttgttttcagaaaggcCTCTTATGGTTGGTATGATTTGGGCTGTCTCAGTCTTTTGAGCCAAAGCAATTCAGAAACTGGGCCATCTTTTCATTGGAAGCTCCAATAGTCCATAGCAAGCAACAGTAAAGCACAGCTGGTCTGCTACCATAGAGAGGAGTTTCCTTTAATCCATGAGCTGGGTGTCTCTAGCTGTCTTTTATGAGCCTGACAGTGGTGCTGCATTTATCCTGTATGTGGCAGTAAGAGCACTCGTGATTCACAATTGGGAATTTCATAGATGAAGGGGTGGCTGCTAAAGCGATGCTAACTCCTGGCTCAATCTCTCCGATAGGCTGCCAGTGAAGAGTGTGGGAGAGTAAGAAACCAACTCGAGGAGCAGAAACGACAGCAGCgtgctgcagaggaggagattGCAGAGTTACAAGTAGGTGCTCAATCTGATTAAAAGACAGAGGTGTTTGTGTCAACAGGCATTAGTGTTATAATTGAGAAGGCAGGCAGCATTTCTGATGACTGGCTCTGGGTCTGAGAATGCTCATGAGTAAAGATAGGAGCTGTAGACCACATACTCGTCAGCCAACATTTAGCCACTGAAACAGAGATTATGGCACAATGACACTTAGGATTTGCCTGTTTGAAAGCTAGTCAGGCTTTATCTAAGACCCGGTTATGTATATACTTCTTAAATGGAGGTGTAGGTTTACAAGGTGTCTGTCTTAGGCCCTGAGTGCCCACTGCACTCAGCCACATGTATGGATCCAGCGTTTCCAG is part of the Cuculus canorus isolate bCucCan1 chromosome 2, bCucCan1.pri, whole genome shotgun sequence genome and harbors:
- the FYCO1 gene encoding FYVE and coiled-coil domain-containing protein 1 isoform X1; the protein is MAATSGESQLQRIIRDLQDAVTELSKEFKEGGEPITDDSVNLQKFSYKLEYLLQFDQKEKSTLLGNRKDYWDYFCDCLAKVKGANDGIRFVKSITELRTSLGKGRAFLRYSLVHQRLADTLQQCFMNTRVTSDWYYARSPFLNSKMSSDIVGQLYELTDVQFDLASRGYDLDAAWPAFARRTLSSLGSSAYLWKPPSRSSSMSSLVSSYLQAQEFPSSPDANNSLNAEHLEGFEEMRVELDQAELRQRELQDRIHQLEMENQELQATVSHQKEQVQVEKEKSSNYSEENSRLTKMITELQKQCEVSHATQSTVHDLHKCLQTLELNAVEQQKEYSTKLDELVISKEDCASKMQVLNQELEASRALIAMKDLCINELKAKLSSTQQENLNLFAKVDAALEEKGQQATAHCDSALRIQTLLEKLQETEKEKASMQRLSDEHASQLKVAREELQLKEEAQKELESRYDRLAADSKEESEKLLGSLETMAKEMDALQKALTLKEKEIAELQTQVMGSLAQVGSLEKSLEEARKEKEKLEEEYGRREGALKQEAQSQAEQLELQEGRLTKVSQTVYSLEEQNQKLLSEKEHFNQKVKELEEQMEQQNSSVSEMEEESRKLKVENSNLRQSMKKVEEKLKNVEASKASLEAEVVRLRASEKQLQSEIDDALVSVDEKEKKLRNENKQLDEDLQNARRQTQLLEERLEALHSDYEELKQREETTNTSYASLEGQLKSAKQHSLQMEKSLGTLKESKECLQSQLTEKEVELQGMVNQCEQLRAEAERHRKKAETLEMEKLSVEQTCIHQTKLIESLKSEKDSVEKHQLQQEASLEKEAKELASRLTMSEEQLEVNRGEVSRLQAEVFDLRVKLQQTTDEREQIRGELGMTETVLGEQKALVQQLKEQNESLNRNHVQELVQCKEREEVLKKKQETAAREKAELENNLLNLKEELSKAKQLLEVAGMENEENKDLLHRTNTDMAELGIQICALTSEKVDAEEQLAQATERLKELEGQAAKQQEKLNLDITNLRQENKSLQEKLEEAQICAAAVPSLQLQLETVKKQAQSFQDTSQEELSAIKFQMSTEILNYQTKFKAASEECGRVRNQLEEQKRQQRAAEEEIAELQAANTSLSRKLDEAQEQLSESETARLQKEEELTSLRELLESTQKEADEAKAKVLDYSEKLSKVVADKDSSDQKLFAELDDLTRTKQFLEERLIELIRDKDALWQKSDALEFQQKLSAEQKWQGDTEVNHCLDCQKEFSWMVRRHHCRMCGRIFCYYCCNNYMVTKPGGKKERCCRACFNKPRVIVDSTDDSGSSANPEGSPASLESPVSPSERAFVTSEASKPPDDAAFDIITDEELCQVQESDSLHNESQMEEDSLDQSVTDLNSMCNSSTFDESEEWQVAQDAEICLLKSGEIMVKLPLTVEEILNFGESNRELFIKSSTYSIIPITVREMGLTISWIFSSDPKSISFSVVYQESEDTPLDQCKVLIPMTRCNSHNETIRGQVKVRNSGIYTLIFDNTFSRFISKRVFYHLAIERPVIYDGSDFP